Proteins encoded within one genomic window of Prauserella marina:
- a CDS encoding M24 family metallopeptidase: MASVEQRPFPDSEYEARLAATRRDMAAAGVEALLVFRPSSIEYLCGYHTAETAPQPLLVTLSDTYLYIPDLEVGRALASSRVDHIRFCGYADALRGLEIFLADAADVLPGGAPVGIETGHGSTPPRAIAILATTHLRVVHTDHLVERIRLVLSPSEILHVESAARETAAGVAAAVDAAREPSATDSSVAAAVAAALFHDADSPSAWGPVVATGQRGGVPHSSWVNRPLGEGPTFVEFAGTHARYHAPVMRTLVAGPLSPGDRTLASLARTAVSAVLATAKAGVLASDVAKEAGRALGTLPHDVVFHHLFGYPVGLAHKPHWMDGAPFFLVPDNHEPLRAGMVFHIPGSFRRFGNSGVGLSQTFLVEEHGSRVLTHGDADLITVR; this comes from the coding sequence GTGGCCTCGGTCGAACAGCGGCCGTTCCCTGATTCCGAATACGAGGCGAGGCTCGCGGCGACCCGGCGGGACATGGCGGCGGCCGGAGTCGAGGCGCTGCTCGTGTTCCGCCCTTCGAGCATCGAGTACCTGTGCGGCTATCACACGGCCGAGACCGCGCCACAACCGCTGCTTGTCACGCTGTCCGACACGTATCTCTACATACCCGACCTCGAAGTCGGCAGGGCACTGGCCAGCTCGCGGGTGGATCACATCCGGTTCTGCGGTTACGCCGACGCGCTGCGCGGGCTGGAGATCTTCCTCGCCGACGCGGCCGACGTCCTTCCCGGTGGCGCACCCGTGGGCATCGAGACCGGGCACGGCTCCACTCCCCCGCGCGCCATCGCGATTCTCGCGACGACCCACCTCCGCGTCGTGCACACCGATCACCTGGTGGAGCGCATCCGGCTCGTCCTGTCTCCCTCGGAAATCCTGCACGTCGAATCCGCCGCGCGCGAGACAGCCGCCGGTGTCGCCGCGGCCGTCGACGCGGCGCGCGAGCCATCGGCCACCGATTCCTCCGTCGCCGCGGCCGTCGCGGCCGCCCTCTTCCACGACGCCGATTCGCCGTCGGCGTGGGGGCCGGTCGTCGCGACCGGCCAACGCGGGGGCGTACCGCATTCGAGCTGGGTCAACCGGCCACTCGGCGAAGGGCCGACCTTCGTCGAATTCGCCGGAACACACGCCCGCTATCACGCCCCGGTGATGCGCACACTCGTCGCGGGACCGCTGTCGCCAGGTGACCGCACACTGGCGAGTCTCGCGCGCACGGCGGTGTCGGCCGTCCTGGCGACCGCGAAGGCCGGGGTACTGGCCTCGGACGTCGCGAAGGAAGCCGGGCGGGCACTCGGCACGCTGCCGCACGACGTCGTTTTCCACCACCTTTTCGGCTATCCCGTCGGACTCGCGCACAAGCCACATTGGATGGACGGCGCACCGTTCTTCCTCGTACCCGACAATCACGAACCGCTGCGGGCAGGCATGGTCTTCCACATCCCCGGATCGTTTCGCCGTTTCGGCAATTCGGGAGTCGGGCTGAGCCAGACCTTCCTCGTGGAGGAACACGGCAGCAGGGTTCTGACCCATGGCGACGCCGACCTCATCACCGTGCGGTGA
- a CDS encoding LysR family transcriptional regulator translates to MELRQLEYFVTVAEERNFTRAADKVRVAQPGVSAQIRRLERELGQPLFDRSGRTVRLTDVGAAVLPYARAALAAAEGARLAVDEFTGLLRGHVAVGTVTSHDLAIPDLLAEFHDAHPSVEITLSEGNSGDLLAGLLEGTLDAAIVSAGRRDPPGIEAHVVTDETIVAAVGHDHELAAHDAVTLDTLRGRPLISLPRGTGLRTLLDESCTSRGFTPHVAFEASDPEMLAQLARRGLGAAILPRTFTENRSEFLKTVRIEAPTLRGRLLFAWRADGPSSPAARALVDRARGYLPKPGAS, encoded by the coding sequence ATGGAACTGCGGCAACTCGAGTACTTCGTGACGGTGGCCGAGGAGCGCAACTTCACCAGGGCCGCCGACAAGGTTCGCGTCGCGCAGCCGGGAGTCAGCGCGCAGATCAGGAGACTGGAACGGGAACTGGGGCAGCCACTGTTCGACCGGTCGGGTCGCACGGTGCGGCTGACCGACGTCGGCGCGGCGGTACTTCCCTACGCCCGCGCCGCACTGGCGGCCGCGGAAGGCGCGCGCCTGGCCGTCGACGAATTCACCGGACTGCTCAGGGGGCATGTCGCGGTCGGAACCGTGACGTCGCACGACCTCGCCATCCCCGATCTGCTCGCCGAGTTCCACGACGCGCATCCCTCGGTGGAGATCACGCTGTCGGAAGGCAACTCCGGCGATCTGCTCGCCGGGCTCTTGGAAGGGACTCTCGACGCGGCGATCGTCAGCGCCGGGCGGCGCGACCCTCCCGGCATCGAGGCGCACGTCGTCACCGACGAGACCATCGTCGCCGCGGTCGGACACGACCACGAACTCGCCGCCCACGACGCGGTCACCCTCGACACCCTGCGCGGGCGGCCACTCATCAGCCTGCCGAGGGGAACCGGGCTGAGGACGTTGCTCGACGAGAGCTGCACGAGCCGAGGGTTCACCCCACACGTCGCGTTCGAAGCGAGCGATCCCGAGATGCTCGCCCAGCTCGCCCGCCGTGGTCTTGGCGCGGCCATCCTGCCTCGCACGTTCACCGAGAACCGGTCCGAATTCCTCAAGACGGTCCGCATCGAAGCGCCTACGCTGCGTGGCCGTCTGCTGTTCGCGTGGCGCGCGGACGGCCCAAGCAGCCCGGCCGCTCGCGCGCTCGTCGACCGGGCTCGTGGCTATCTGCCCAAGCCAGGCGCATCATGA
- a CDS encoding phospholipase D-like domain-containing protein, with amino-acid sequence MRVKPLLAALACALSATLLAAPSGAAADDPVLPCRDAPRRPVTTGAVLNDPAGGDPTAVVRQVCNLVKQAPEGSRIRIAHFVISGEAGMDFANELIGAHRRGVDVQVVLDGWQADNPAVDALRAEIGTREDERSWLHVCTRTSPEGNTAACIGTKGQHNKFYLFSKTGGKRDVVLQSSANFTDVNSRTYWNNAVTFTGNPALYRAYDSYFEDLAAERATDDYYRTATTLMRGGIVKFSFFPRAEGDPVVENLAKVGCWTPTTVRIGMSEWDDYRIGIARRVVELAERGCSIKIVHGLMDDEVREVLSGHPGIAMRELGDANALPGRIHSKFVLIEGQYGLNPVARWVLTGSPNFNHTSLRCNDEALIQTNLGGVYAEFRRSFDGMFVAAT; translated from the coding sequence ATGCGTGTCAAACCTTTGCTGGCGGCGCTGGCGTGTGCTCTGTCGGCCACGCTGCTCGCCGCCCCCTCGGGTGCCGCGGCTGACGATCCCGTGCTGCCCTGCCGGGACGCTCCGCGGAGACCGGTCACCACCGGTGCCGTTCTCAACGATCCGGCCGGTGGTGACCCGACGGCCGTCGTGCGCCAGGTTTGCAACCTCGTGAAGCAGGCTCCGGAGGGTTCACGGATCAGGATCGCCCACTTCGTGATCTCGGGCGAGGCCGGAATGGACTTCGCGAACGAACTGATCGGTGCCCACCGCCGGGGCGTCGACGTGCAGGTCGTACTGGACGGCTGGCAGGCGGACAACCCCGCGGTCGACGCGTTGCGCGCGGAGATCGGGACGCGTGAGGACGAGCGATCCTGGCTGCACGTGTGCACGAGAACCTCTCCAGAGGGGAACACGGCGGCCTGCATCGGCACCAAGGGGCAGCACAACAAGTTCTACCTGTTCTCGAAGACGGGCGGCAAGCGCGACGTCGTATTGCAGTCCTCGGCCAACTTCACCGACGTGAACTCGCGGACCTACTGGAACAACGCCGTCACGTTCACCGGAAACCCCGCTTTGTACCGCGCTTACGACTCCTACTTCGAGGACCTCGCGGCCGAGCGCGCCACCGACGACTACTACCGTACGGCGACGACGCTGATGCGGGGCGGCATCGTCAAGTTCTCGTTCTTCCCCAGGGCGGAAGGTGATCCGGTCGTCGAGAACCTGGCGAAGGTCGGCTGCTGGACGCCGACGACCGTCCGCATCGGAATGTCCGAATGGGACGACTACCGCATCGGCATCGCGCGGCGCGTCGTGGAACTGGCCGAAAGGGGATGTTCGATCAAGATCGTGCACGGCCTGATGGACGACGAGGTCCGTGAGGTTCTGTCAGGGCATCCGGGGATCGCGATGAGGGAACTCGGTGACGCCAATGCGCTGCCGGGCCGGATTCACTCGAAGTTCGTGCTCATCGAGGGGCAGTACGGTCTCAACCCGGTCGCGAGGTGGGTGCTCACCGGCAGCCCCAACTTCAATCACACGTCCTTGCGGTGCAACGACGAGGCGTTGATCCAGACCAATCTCGGCGGTGTCTACGCGGAGTTCCGCCGTAGTTTCGATGGCATGTTCGTAGCCGCGACGTAG
- a CDS encoding ABC transporter permease, with protein MKRRPARRLTRYGIAPLVAATVLGLFILTALFGPLLVPYDSVATSVADRLLPPGSTLSDGSTALLGTDQDGRDVFAQVIAGSRVSLLVAVTVVVVAGVLGLVLGLLAGYYGGWLDTVISRVGDMQLAFPSILLAILLAGALGPSLLNVIIALAVTRWVIFARVVRGSALSVRNREFVDSARVMGASDLRIMARYIYPSCVQPLLVAATVQVGLTMVAEAALSFLGLGVPIDQASWGSTIANGRDYLASAWWIAAIPGLALTLVVICIGLLGDAGRDRGDRASQAVMR; from the coding sequence GTGAAAAGGCGTCCAGCGCGGCGGCTCACCCGCTACGGCATCGCTCCGCTCGTCGCGGCGACCGTGCTCGGATTGTTCATCCTCACCGCGTTGTTCGGCCCGCTGCTCGTGCCCTACGACAGTGTCGCGACCAGCGTCGCCGACCGGCTCCTGCCTCCCGGCTCCACTCTCTCCGACGGGTCGACCGCGCTGCTGGGCACCGACCAGGACGGCAGGGACGTCTTCGCGCAGGTGATCGCGGGCTCGCGGGTGTCCCTGCTCGTCGCGGTCACCGTCGTCGTCGTCGCGGGTGTACTCGGCCTCGTGCTCGGCCTGCTCGCCGGGTACTACGGCGGCTGGCTGGACACCGTGATCTCCAGAGTCGGCGACATGCAGCTCGCCTTTCCCAGCATTCTGCTCGCGATCCTGCTCGCCGGTGCGCTCGGTCCCAGTCTCCTCAATGTCATCATCGCGCTGGCGGTGACACGGTGGGTCATCTTCGCGAGGGTGGTTCGCGGTTCCGCGCTGTCGGTACGCAACAGGGAGTTCGTCGACTCAGCGAGGGTCATGGGCGCCAGCGACCTGCGGATCATGGCGCGCTACATCTATCCCTCGTGCGTTCAGCCGCTGCTCGTCGCGGCGACCGTCCAGGTGGGACTCACCATGGTCGCCGAGGCCGCGCTGAGCTTCCTCGGCCTCGGCGTGCCCATCGACCAGGCATCGTGGGGCTCGACCATCGCCAACGGCAGGGACTATCTCGCGTCGGCGTGGTGGATCGCCGCGATCCCCGGGCTCGCGCTGACGCTCGTGGTGATCTGCATCGGCCTGCTCGGTGACGCGGGCCGGGACAGAGGCGACCGCGCGAGCCAGGCGGTGATGCGGTGA
- a CDS encoding ABC transporter substrate-binding protein, translating into MVTTYNRRGFLKISGIGLASAYLAACSVGGGSSTGADQALRAAFAQPINDLDPHGPSSVDEATLLAGRLIYDTLIRPVGEKLEPGIATAWEQPDPNTWVFTLREDVKFHDGSPLTARDVKASLERVKDADTAQSALWTSVTSVEATGEHTLTIRTEKPLGTMPVNLTLMFVLPADKMNDEGFFRKPIGSGPFKVESFTPSDQLVLGAFEHWNGKPKTASVTLPYIPETSSQITALRTGELSALWPVPPDQLRELDGAEGITLETVPSYVYYLNWFNCGRKPFDDPRVRRAMWKAVNVEEIVRNLFGKGAEVMTAPIPSTVFGHADQRPYPHDPEGAQRDLAEAGLGDGFSTSLMWFGETGPLADGLAQAMISDWAKIGVTVEPQNVEKAEWLRRLNAKEFDMELQTNTVTTGDADFTLGRLYDSGADRMGYRNPELDAILRQAHEDSDRERRAGLYRQACEIIWSDAVGIFPAALISTYGLRSSVAGFEPAPSNQPDLRGVTLEA; encoded by the coding sequence ATGGTGACAACCTACAACCGGCGCGGCTTCCTCAAGATCAGCGGAATCGGTCTCGCCAGTGCCTACCTCGCGGCTTGCAGTGTCGGTGGTGGCAGCAGCACGGGCGCCGATCAGGCGCTGCGGGCCGCGTTCGCCCAACCCATCAACGACCTCGATCCACACGGGCCGAGCAGCGTCGACGAGGCGACGCTGCTCGCCGGGCGGCTGATCTACGACACGCTCATCCGGCCGGTCGGCGAGAAACTGGAGCCGGGCATCGCCACGGCGTGGGAACAACCCGATCCCAACACCTGGGTCTTCACCCTGCGCGAGGACGTGAAATTCCACGACGGCTCGCCGCTCACCGCCCGCGACGTGAAGGCGTCGCTGGAACGCGTCAAAGATGCCGACACGGCGCAGTCGGCGCTGTGGACATCGGTGACCTCCGTCGAAGCCACCGGCGAGCACACCCTGACCATCCGGACCGAGAAACCGCTCGGCACCATGCCGGTCAACCTCACGCTCATGTTCGTGCTGCCCGCCGACAAGATGAACGACGAAGGGTTCTTCCGCAAGCCCATCGGAAGCGGGCCCTTCAAGGTCGAGTCGTTCACCCCGTCCGACCAACTCGTGCTCGGCGCGTTCGAACACTGGAACGGCAAGCCGAAGACCGCTTCGGTGACCCTGCCCTACATTCCGGAGACATCGAGCCAGATCACCGCGTTGCGTACCGGCGAGCTGAGCGCGCTGTGGCCGGTACCGCCCGACCAGCTCCGCGAACTCGACGGCGCCGAGGGCATCACACTGGAAACCGTTCCCAGCTACGTCTACTACCTCAACTGGTTCAACTGCGGGCGCAAACCCTTCGACGACCCGAGGGTGCGCAGGGCCATGTGGAAGGCGGTGAACGTCGAGGAGATCGTGCGCAACCTCTTCGGAAAGGGAGCCGAGGTCATGACGGCGCCCATTCCCTCGACGGTCTTCGGGCACGCGGACCAGCGGCCTTATCCGCACGATCCGGAAGGGGCGCAACGGGATCTCGCCGAGGCGGGGCTCGGCGACGGGTTCAGCACCTCCCTCATGTGGTTCGGTGAAACCGGCCCGCTCGCCGACGGGCTCGCGCAGGCGATGATCTCCGACTGGGCCAAGATCGGCGTCACCGTCGAGCCCCAGAACGTCGAGAAGGCGGAGTGGCTTCGCAGGCTCAACGCCAAGGAATTCGACATGGAGTTGCAGACCAACACGGTCACCACCGGCGATGCCGACTTCACCCTCGGCAGGTTGTACGACTCGGGCGCGGACCGGATGGGCTACCGGAACCCGGAGCTCGACGCCATCCTGCGCCAGGCCCACGAGGACTCGGACCGCGAGCGGCGGGCCGGGTTGTACCGGCAGGCGTGCGAGATCATCTGGTCGGACGCGGTCGGTATCTTCCCCGCCGCGCTGATCAGCACCTACGGGCTGCGCAGTAGCGTAGCGGGCTTCGAGCCCGCGCCGAGCAACCAGCCCGATCTGCGCGGTGTGACCCTAGAAGCCTGA
- a CDS encoding DUF6772 family protein, whose translation MGTTNDAALAGQLRRAMLDADPALSRYNPLSRILVFDQFNSGTHGWTELIGNHDGEGNLDTVDDHMRDFRPPQLSSCTFFDVGTHGAMTGTYALKVATRPLAGHTGVAIRRLTMAKKGRVQFETYFTFKAEAASEENQAATQAGAGQWDGNIHPSEQQFGAFTVATDVCDDRGVRYHTVMRYQNTDLDNQFTRRWMYPVVPEPTPREHLEGKAKLAATDDFTAPNPEDWQAIGEPQSFCYNEVPTKVNWHYLRWQLDTETQRNVELQVNDRVYDLSEVPVPAYSERYDSLDNLLNFYVSTRTHTNVRNFLFLDSVLISVDW comes from the coding sequence TTGGGTACCACCAATGACGCGGCCCTTGCCGGCCAGTTGCGCAGGGCGATGCTCGACGCCGATCCGGCGCTGTCCCGGTACAACCCGTTGTCCCGCATTCTCGTGTTCGACCAGTTCAACTCGGGCACGCACGGCTGGACCGAGTTGATCGGCAACCACGACGGCGAGGGCAACCTCGACACGGTCGACGACCACATGCGCGACTTCCGGCCGCCACAACTGTCCTCGTGCACGTTCTTCGACGTCGGGACGCACGGCGCGATGACGGGAACCTACGCGCTCAAGGTCGCCACGCGGCCGCTCGCCGGGCACACCGGAGTCGCCATCCGCAGGCTGACCATGGCCAAAAAAGGCAGGGTCCAGTTCGAAACGTACTTCACCTTCAAGGCGGAGGCCGCCTCCGAGGAGAATCAGGCCGCGACCCAGGCCGGCGCCGGCCAGTGGGACGGCAACATCCACCCCTCGGAACAGCAGTTCGGCGCCTTCACCGTCGCCACGGACGTCTGCGATGACCGGGGCGTGCGCTATCACACGGTCATGCGGTATCAGAACACCGATCTGGACAACCAGTTCACCCGGCGCTGGATGTACCCCGTCGTCCCCGAACCGACACCGAGGGAACACCTCGAAGGCAAGGCGAAACTCGCGGCGACCGACGACTTCACCGCACCGAATCCCGAGGACTGGCAAGCGATCGGCGAGCCACAGTCCTTTTGCTACAACGAGGTTCCGACGAAGGTCAACTGGCACTACCTGCGCTGGCAGCTCGACACCGAAACGCAGCGCAACGTGGAACTCCAGGTCAACGATCGCGTCTACGACCTGAGCGAGGTTCCCGTTCCCGCCTACTCGGAACGCTATGACTCGCTCGACAACCTGCTCAACTTCTACGTCAGCACCCGCACTCACACGAACGTCAGGAACTTCCTGTTCCTCGACTCCGTGCTCATCTCGGTGGATTGGTAG
- a CDS encoding LacI family DNA-binding transcriptional regulator — MMESRRVTLKDIAKSLGVSVNTVSRALTGKDSVGEDTRTRIKEEARRLGYVPNSMARSLVLGSAMTLGLVITNPSNPFYARLISTIEQRGRVHGYSLMLLVTEESQDGDEAAAETLLRWGVDGALVVPVQSDGEHWDRLDESGVPVVCLNRDFPALELDFIGVDYDNAAYEATRHLIDGGARSLCLLEEDLPISPVADRTAGFRRALADAGLGAAGDPVLSVPTRRQESLALPWDPGDAYRIAQDIVSGGDLPDAIMVGNDYFALGVYRALNEAGLSAPRDVLVGGFGDHPFAAYLSPPLTTVRLPAADIGTTAVDVLLRRMKGSAGQPEKRRLPSELVVRASSRTGESPPT; from the coding sequence ATGATGGAGTCGCGGCGGGTGACCCTCAAGGACATCGCCAAGTCGCTCGGTGTCTCGGTGAACACGGTTTCCCGTGCGCTCACCGGCAAGGACAGTGTCGGCGAGGACACCCGCACGCGCATCAAGGAGGAGGCGCGGCGGCTCGGCTACGTTCCCAATTCGATGGCGCGCTCGCTCGTGCTCGGTTCGGCCATGACGCTCGGGCTGGTCATCACCAACCCGTCCAACCCGTTCTACGCCAGGCTGATCAGCACCATCGAACAGCGGGGCAGGGTGCACGGCTACTCGCTCATGCTGCTGGTCACCGAGGAGAGCCAGGACGGTGACGAGGCCGCCGCGGAAACCCTGCTCCGCTGGGGCGTCGACGGCGCGCTCGTCGTGCCGGTGCAGAGCGACGGCGAGCACTGGGACCGGCTCGACGAATCGGGTGTTCCGGTGGTGTGCCTCAACCGGGATTTTCCCGCGCTGGAGCTCGACTTCATCGGAGTCGACTACGACAACGCCGCCTACGAGGCCACCCGGCACCTCATCGACGGCGGTGCCCGCAGCCTGTGCCTGCTGGAGGAAGACCTGCCCATCTCCCCCGTCGCCGACCGGACGGCGGGATTCAGGAGGGCACTGGCCGACGCGGGCCTCGGCGCGGCGGGCGACCCGGTGTTGTCGGTTCCGACGCGCAGGCAGGAATCCCTTGCCCTGCCGTGGGATCCGGGCGACGCCTACCGGATCGCCCAGGACATCGTGAGCGGCGGCGACCTGCCCGACGCGATCATGGTCGGCAACGACTACTTCGCGCTCGGGGTGTACCGGGCGCTGAACGAGGCAGGACTCAGCGCGCCCCGCGACGTACTCGTCGGCGGGTTCGGCGACCACCCGTTCGCCGCCTACCTCTCCCCGCCGCTGACCACCGTCCGGCTGCCAGCCGCCGACATCGGCACCACCGCCGTCGACGTGCTGCTACGCCGGATGAAGGGCTCGGCAGGCCAGCCGGAAAAGCGGCGCCTGCCCTCCGAACTCGTCGTGCGTGCCTCCAGCCGCACCGGGGAAAGCCCGCCCACATGA
- a CDS encoding polyprenol monophosphomannose synthase: MVEPSPKVVVVVPTYNERENLPILVGKLTELRMPNLHVLVVDDNSPDGTGEAADKLAADAPDTVGVLHRTDKDGLGRAYIAGITRALDEGADMVIQMDADLSHPTATIPVMVEVLSTTDAAVVLGSRYVEGGSTAAEWAWHRKALSLWANFYVNAILRLKVKDATAGFKAWKAETLRRIDLPSIRSNGYSFQVEMNHRTVRCGLRIHEVPIRFEERVDGTSKMSLGVQLESALTPWKLLFSRKPR, encoded by the coding sequence ATGGTAGAGCCGTCCCCCAAGGTCGTTGTCGTCGTCCCGACGTACAACGAGCGGGAGAACCTCCCCATTCTCGTCGGCAAACTCACCGAGCTGCGGATGCCGAACCTGCACGTGCTGGTCGTCGACGACAACTCACCGGACGGCACGGGTGAGGCGGCCGACAAGCTCGCGGCGGACGCGCCGGACACCGTCGGCGTGCTGCACCGCACCGACAAGGACGGGCTCGGCAGGGCCTACATCGCCGGAATCACCCGCGCACTCGACGAAGGCGCGGACATGGTGATTCAGATGGACGCCGATCTTTCCCACCCCACCGCGACGATTCCGGTGATGGTCGAGGTGCTCTCCACCACCGACGCCGCCGTCGTGCTGGGTTCCCGCTACGTCGAAGGCGGTTCGACCGCCGCCGAATGGGCCTGGCACCGCAAGGCGCTGTCACTGTGGGCCAATTTCTACGTCAACGCGATTCTCCGGCTGAAGGTCAAGGACGCGACCGCGGGCTTCAAGGCGTGGAAGGCGGAGACCCTGCGGCGCATCGACCTTCCGTCGATCCGAAGCAACGGTTACTCGTTCCAGGTCGAGATGAACCACCGCACCGTCCGTTGTGGACTGAGGATTCACGAGGTGCCCATCAGGTTCGAGGAACGCGTCGACGGGACCTCGAAGATGAGCCTCGGCGTCCAGCTCGAATCGGCGCTCACCCCGTGGAAGCTGCTGTTCAGCAGGAAACCCCGCTAG
- a CDS encoding GAF and ANTAR domain-containing protein, whose amino-acid sequence MRLLGDGMLWLAEAMTELADALDAGVGDADYATAVTARLTELVGPLEAGILLADESGSLTIGAAGSQRAARLLAAETRLAEGPCTSGFADGGELRRGFLPALTARWPRYCLAATDAGYRTVTVLPVRRQDAVLGAVVFLGAEGEQIGDDEYALAAVLVRLAAIGILDRRALNAGAEKADQLQRALDSRVLIEQAKGALAARLGVSPSAAFELLRGFARRNRILLADVAGQVVDGVLTDDDLRAGKNSKAAQHSG is encoded by the coding sequence GTGAGGTTGTTGGGCGACGGGATGTTGTGGCTTGCCGAAGCGATGACCGAGCTTGCCGATGCCCTCGACGCCGGTGTCGGCGACGCCGACTACGCCACCGCGGTGACGGCCAGACTGACGGAGCTGGTCGGCCCACTCGAAGCGGGGATCCTGCTTGCCGACGAGTCGGGTTCGCTCACCATAGGCGCGGCGGGCAGCCAGCGGGCCGCCCGGTTGCTCGCCGCGGAGACGCGGCTCGCTGAGGGGCCGTGCACGTCGGGGTTCGCCGATGGCGGCGAACTGCGGCGTGGCTTTCTTCCCGCGCTCACCGCGAGATGGCCGCGGTATTGCCTCGCCGCGACGGACGCGGGGTATCGGACGGTCACGGTGTTGCCGGTTCGCCGCCAGGACGCCGTCCTCGGTGCCGTCGTCTTCCTCGGAGCCGAAGGCGAGCAGATCGGCGACGACGAGTACGCGCTCGCCGCGGTTCTCGTCAGGCTCGCCGCGATCGGCATCCTCGATCGCCGTGCGTTGAACGCGGGCGCGGAGAAGGCGGATCAACTACAGCGGGCCCTCGATTCACGAGTACTCATCGAGCAGGCAAAAGGCGCGCTCGCCGCGCGGCTGGGGGTGTCACCGTCGGCGGCCTTCGAGCTGCTGCGTGGTTTCGCGCGGCGAAACAGGATCCTGCTTGCCGATGTAGCGGGCCAGGTCGTCGACGGGGTACTTACCGACGACGACCTGCGAGCGGGCAAGAACTCGAAGGCCGCGCAGCACTCGGGGTGA
- a CDS encoding YybH family protein, whose protein sequence is MNGATAPEDVTRLFVERANAGDAEGLAMLYAPDAVIAFPPGSVTVGREAIMGVLERMLATVPGPFAEEEPLPTVRYGDLALTSTRSADDVGARVQVVRKQPDGTWLRVIDRPELPRV, encoded by the coding sequence ATGAACGGAGCCACAGCGCCGGAGGACGTGACGAGGTTGTTCGTCGAGAGGGCCAACGCGGGCGATGCCGAAGGGCTGGCCATGCTCTACGCGCCGGACGCGGTGATCGCGTTCCCGCCGGGATCGGTGACGGTGGGAAGGGAAGCCATCATGGGAGTGCTCGAACGGATGCTGGCCACCGTGCCAGGGCCGTTCGCTGAGGAGGAGCCGTTGCCGACCGTCCGGTACGGGGATCTCGCGCTGACCTCGACCCGGTCGGCCGACGACGTGGGAGCCAGGGTTCAGGTCGTGCGCAAGCAGCCGGACGGCACCTGGCTGCGGGTCATCGACCGGCCGGAACTGCCGAGGGTGTGA
- a CDS encoding ABC transporter permease — translation MIIYLARRLWQSVFLVFGAITIVFLALRVIPGDPASLILGSSATPEELAELRQSMGLDDPILVQYVRHLGEVLRLDFGESWRLGGDAFAAVLERLPATLTLAGYALLLTLLIGFPLGVYAARHPGKFVDRAVSYFSLTGQALPSFWVGIMLVLIFSRMLGILPATADGTPIALVLPAFTLALPFLGWLARLVRNGTLEELGKDYVRTARSKGLSERVVFNVHVLRNTLTPVVTVLGLVLGNFIADAVIIEQVFAWPGIGSLMIESIVNRDSAVAEAAIVLIAVFYIGLNLIVDVLYFYLDPRITLETV, via the coding sequence GTGATCATTTACCTCGCACGCCGACTATGGCAGTCCGTGTTCCTGGTCTTCGGCGCCATCACCATCGTGTTCCTCGCGCTCAGGGTGATTCCCGGTGATCCGGCCTCACTCATCCTGGGCAGTTCGGCGACTCCGGAGGAACTCGCCGAGCTGCGGCAAAGCATGGGGCTCGACGACCCGATTCTCGTCCAGTACGTCCGCCACCTCGGCGAGGTACTGCGGCTCGACTTCGGCGAATCGTGGCGCCTCGGTGGCGACGCGTTCGCCGCCGTGCTGGAACGGCTTCCAGCGACGCTGACCCTCGCGGGCTACGCGTTGCTGCTGACGCTGCTCATCGGCTTCCCGCTCGGTGTCTACGCCGCGCGCCATCCCGGTAAGTTCGTCGACAGGGCGGTGTCCTACTTCTCGCTGACCGGCCAGGCGCTTCCCTCGTTCTGGGTCGGCATCATGCTGGTACTGATCTTCTCCAGAATGCTCGGCATCCTGCCGGCCACGGCGGACGGGACGCCGATCGCGCTGGTGCTACCCGCTTTCACGCTCGCGCTGCCGTTCCTCGGCTGGCTCGCCAGGCTCGTGCGCAACGGAACTCTGGAGGAACTCGGCAAGGACTACGTCAGGACGGCGAGATCGAAGGGACTGTCCGAGCGGGTCGTGTTCAACGTGCACGTGCTGCGCAACACGCTCACCCCCGTCGTGACCGTGCTCGGCCTCGTGCTCGGCAACTTCATTGCCGACGCGGTGATCATCGAACAGGTCTTCGCGTGGCCTGGCATCGGCTCGCTCATGATCGAGTCCATTGTCAACCGTGACTCGGCCGTCGCCGAAGCGGCGATCGTGCTCATCGCCGTGTTCTACATCGGACTCAACCTCATCGTCGACGTCCTCTACTTCTACCTCGACCCCCGGATCACGCTGGAGACCGTATGA